The genomic window CTTTCCCGACGGCACCAAGCTGGTGACGGTTCACCAGCCGATCGTTTGAAGCCCGACGACCACAACGACCATCACGAGGATCTCTTTTCATGCGCACCGCTTCTGTATCCACGAGCTTCATCGCCCTGCTCGCACTGCTGCCGCTCGCGGCCAGCGCGCACACCGGCGTCGACGGCGGACTGCACCATGGCCTGGTCAGCGGCTTCATGCACCCGCTGACCGGCGCCGACCATCTTGCGGCGATGGTGGCGGTAGGCCTCTGGAGTGCGCTGTCGGCACGTCGCGCCTGGCCCGATCTGTTGTGGGCGCCGCTCGGCTTCGCGGCGATGCTGCTGGTCGGCGCGCTGATCGGTCTGGCGGGCATTCAGCTGCCGGCGGTCGAGCCGATGATCGCGGCA from Variovorax sp. PAMC28562 includes these protein-coding regions:
- a CDS encoding HupE/UreJ family protein; protein product: MRTASVSTSFIALLALLPLAASAHTGVDGGLHHGLVSGFMHPLTGADHLAAMVAVGLWSALSARRAWPDLLWAPLGFAAMLLVGALIGLAGIQLPAVEPMIAASLLVLGLLVVTQKHLPPAAAAVLVGGFAIFHGVAHGHELANQSGAALTLAGMVAATVLLHLAGIAAGWALRRGNVWLPRAAGAAVVALGAVLLVQAA